From Streptomyces sp. NBC_00370, a single genomic window includes:
- the lysS gene encoding lysine--tRNA ligase has translation MPIVAQSTETDWVSRFADDVIAESERRAPGKPVVVASGISPSGPVHLGNLREVMTPHLVADEIRRRGYEVRHLISWDDYDRYRKVPAGVAGVDESWAEHIGKPLTSVPAPAGSPYPNWAEHFKAALTESLAELGVTYDGISQTAQYTAGVYREQVLHAMRHRADIDAILDRYRTKDKPKQDGQGKGKQQQKKPEEAELEAAEGSGAAAEDDGSGGSAGYFPYKPYCGDCGKDLTTVTSYDDATTELTYTCAACGFSETVLLSEFNRGKLVWKVDWPMRWAYEGVIFEPSGVDHSSPGSSFVVGGQIVREIFDGVQPIGPMYAFVGISGMAKMSSSKGGVPTPADALKIMEAPLLRWLYARRRPNQSFKIAFDQEIQRLYDEWDALERKVADGSVLPADAAAYARAASTADGELPRTPHPLPYRTLASVVDVTAGAEEQTLRILSELDPAHPLATLDEARPRLDRAENWITSQVPAEARTIVRSEPDEELLGSLDEQAREALRLLLAGLDSHWSLDGLTTLVYGVPKTLAGLEPDAKPTAELKTAQRSFFALLYRLLVGRDTGPRLPTLLLAVGADRVRKLLGA, from the coding sequence GTGCCGATCGTGGCTCAGAGCACCGAGACCGACTGGGTCTCCCGTTTCGCGGACGATGTCATCGCCGAGTCGGAGCGACGTGCGCCTGGCAAACCGGTCGTCGTCGCGTCCGGAATCTCTCCCTCCGGCCCGGTCCACCTGGGCAACCTCCGCGAGGTCATGACCCCGCACCTGGTCGCCGACGAGATCCGCAGGCGCGGCTACGAGGTCCGGCATCTGATCTCCTGGGACGACTACGACCGCTACCGCAAGGTCCCGGCCGGCGTCGCGGGGGTCGACGAGTCCTGGGCCGAGCACATCGGCAAGCCGCTGACCTCGGTGCCCGCCCCGGCCGGCTCCCCGTACCCGAACTGGGCCGAGCACTTCAAGGCCGCCCTGACCGAGTCCCTGGCCGAGCTGGGCGTCACGTACGACGGCATCAGCCAGACCGCGCAGTACACCGCCGGGGTCTACCGCGAGCAGGTGCTGCACGCGATGCGGCATCGCGCCGACATCGACGCGATCCTCGACCGGTACCGCACCAAGGACAAGCCCAAGCAGGACGGTCAGGGCAAGGGCAAGCAGCAGCAGAAGAAGCCCGAGGAGGCCGAGCTCGAAGCCGCCGAAGGCTCCGGCGCCGCCGCCGAGGACGACGGCAGCGGCGGCTCCGCCGGCTACTTCCCGTACAAGCCGTACTGCGGCGACTGCGGCAAGGACCTCACCACCGTCACGTCGTACGACGACGCGACGACGGAGCTGACCTACACCTGCGCGGCCTGCGGCTTCAGCGAGACGGTGCTGCTGAGTGAGTTCAACCGCGGCAAGCTGGTCTGGAAGGTCGACTGGCCGATGCGCTGGGCGTACGAGGGCGTGATCTTCGAGCCGTCCGGTGTCGACCACTCCTCGCCCGGCTCCTCGTTCGTCGTCGGCGGCCAGATCGTCCGGGAGATCTTCGACGGCGTGCAGCCGATCGGCCCGATGTACGCCTTCGTCGGGATCTCCGGCATGGCCAAGATGTCGTCCAGCAAGGGCGGAGTGCCCACCCCGGCCGACGCCCTGAAGATCATGGAGGCGCCGCTGCTGCGCTGGCTGTACGCGCGCCGCAGGCCCAACCAGTCCTTCAAGATCGCCTTCGACCAGGAGATCCAGCGGCTGTACGACGAGTGGGACGCCCTGGAGCGCAAGGTCGCCGACGGGTCCGTGCTGCCGGCCGACGCCGCCGCGTACGCGCGCGCCGCGTCCACCGCCGACGGCGAGCTGCCCCGCACGCCGCACCCGCTGCCGTACCGGACGCTCGCGTCCGTCGTGGACGTCACGGCGGGGGCCGAGGAGCAGACGCTGCGCATCCTCAGCGAGCTGGACCCCGCGCACCCGCTGGCCACGCTCGACGAGGCGCGCCCCCGGCTGGACCGCGCCGAGAACTGGATCACGAGCCAGGTGCCCGCCGAGGCCCGGACGATCGTCAGGTCCGAGCCCGACGAGGAGCTGCTCGGCTCGCTGGACGAGCAGGCGCGCGAGGCGCTGCGGCTGCTGCTGGCGGGTCTGGACAGCCACTGGTCGCTGGACGGGCTGACGACGCTCGTCTACGGCGTACCGAAGACGCTGGCGGGCCTGGAGCCGGACGCCAAGCCGACGGCCGAGCTGAAGACCGCGCAGCGGTCGTTCTTCGCGCTGCTCTACCGGCTGCTGGTCGGCAGGGACACCGGGCCCCGGCTGCCCACGCTGCTGCTGGCGGTGGGCGCCGACCGGGTGCGCAAGCTGCTGGGCGCCTGA
- a CDS encoding metallophosphoesterase has product MLLAHISDLHLDGTERATDRTARVVAYLNGLTRRPDAVLVTGDIADHGAPDEYAEAAKFLAELEAPAFPCPGNHDDRATYRGFLLGEQPAPQPTPETAGRPVNRLHHVAGHALLLCDSTIPGEDEGLLADETLEWLASTLDELGDTPALPAFHHPPAGLMHHDAVDGMGLAEADRLAGILAAHGNVPAVLTGHAHSPAATTFAGRPLLVAPGVISTLRLPWESGTEFTDRAAPPAVAFHVVGEGGPVTTHFRFVP; this is encoded by the coding sequence ATGCTGCTCGCCCATATCAGCGATCTGCATCTGGACGGCACGGAGCGGGCGACCGACCGCACCGCGCGCGTCGTCGCGTATCTGAACGGCCTGACCCGTCGGCCGGACGCTGTCCTCGTCACCGGAGACATCGCGGACCACGGCGCACCCGACGAGTACGCGGAGGCGGCGAAGTTCCTCGCCGAACTCGAAGCACCCGCCTTCCCCTGCCCGGGAAACCACGACGACCGCGCCACCTACCGCGGCTTCCTGCTCGGCGAGCAGCCCGCCCCGCAGCCCACTCCCGAGACCGCGGGCCGACCGGTCAACCGGCTGCACCACGTGGCTGGTCACGCGCTGCTGCTCTGCGATTCGACGATCCCGGGCGAGGACGAAGGACTGCTGGCCGACGAGACCCTGGAGTGGCTGGCGAGCACGCTGGACGAACTGGGGGACACCCCCGCCCTGCCCGCCTTCCACCACCCGCCCGCTGGCCTGATGCATCACGACGCGGTCGACGGCATGGGCCTGGCCGAGGCGGACCGGCTGGCCGGGATCCTCGCGGCGCACGGCAACGTACCGGCGGTGCTGACCGGACACGCGCACTCCCCCGCTGCCACGACGTTCGCCGGAAGGCCGCTCCTGGTGGCGCCGGGCGTGATCTCGACGCTGCGGCTGCCGTGGGAGAGCGGCACGGAGTTCACGGACCGCGCGGCACCGCCCGCCGTCGCGTTCCATGTCGTGGGCGAGGGCGGCCCCGTCACCACGCACTTCAGGTTCGTCCCGTAG
- a CDS encoding RtcB family protein, whose product MSYVELPGAKVPIRMWADPASVEDVAMRQLENVATLPWIKGLAVMPDVHYGKGATVGSVIAMHGAVCPAAVGVDIGCGMSAVRTSLTANDLPGDLSRLRSKIEQAIPVGRGMHADPVEPGRLYGLPGVAAGWDGFWDRFDGVADSVKFRQERATKQMGTLGSGNHFWELCVDSDDDVWIMLHSGSRNIGKELADHHIGTAQSLPHNQGLVDRDLAVFVADTPQMAAYRNDLFWAQEYAKHNRAIMMALSQEVIRREFRKAKVTFGEVISCHHNYVSEERYDGMDLLVTRKGAIRAGSGEYGIIPGSMGTGSYIVKGLGNAAAFNSASHGAGRRMSRNAAKRRFSTRDLEDQTRGVECRKDSGVVDEIPAAYKPIEQVIEQQRDLVEVVAKLKQVICVKG is encoded by the coding sequence ATGTCGTACGTGGAGCTGCCCGGAGCGAAGGTTCCGATCCGTATGTGGGCCGATCCCGCGTCGGTCGAGGACGTCGCGATGCGCCAGCTGGAGAACGTGGCCACACTGCCCTGGATCAAGGGCCTGGCCGTGATGCCGGACGTCCACTACGGCAAGGGCGCGACGGTCGGTTCCGTCATCGCCATGCACGGCGCTGTCTGCCCTGCGGCGGTGGGCGTCGACATCGGCTGCGGGATGTCCGCGGTCCGTACGTCACTGACGGCGAACGACCTGCCGGGCGACCTGTCCCGGCTCCGCTCCAAGATCGAGCAGGCCATCCCGGTGGGCCGAGGTATGCACGCTGATCCGGTGGAACCCGGCCGGCTGTACGGGCTGCCGGGGGTGGCGGCGGGCTGGGACGGGTTCTGGGACCGGTTCGACGGGGTCGCGGACTCGGTCAAGTTCCGTCAGGAGCGCGCCACGAAGCAGATGGGGACGCTGGGCTCGGGGAACCACTTCTGGGAGCTGTGCGTCGACTCCGACGATGACGTGTGGATCATGCTGCACTCGGGATCGCGGAACATCGGCAAGGAGCTGGCCGACCACCACATCGGCACGGCGCAGTCCCTGCCGCACAACCAGGGACTGGTCGACCGCGATCTCGCGGTGTTCGTCGCCGACACCCCGCAGATGGCGGCGTACCGCAACGACCTGTTCTGGGCGCAGGAGTACGCGAAGCACAACCGCGCGATCATGATGGCGCTCTCCCAGGAAGTGATCCGGCGGGAGTTCAGGAAGGCGAAGGTGACCTTCGGCGAGGTGATCTCCTGCCACCACAACTACGTCAGCGAGGAGCGCTACGACGGGATGGACCTGCTGGTCACCCGCAAGGGCGCCATCCGCGCCGGCTCGGGCGAGTACGGGATCATCCCGGGCTCGATGGGGACAGGGTCGTACATCGTGAAGGGCCTGGGGAACGCGGCGGCGTTCAACTCGGCCTCGCACGGCGCGGGACGCCGGATGAGCCGTAACGCGGCGAAGCGGCGCTTCTCGACGCGGGACCTGGAGGACCAGACGCGCGGGGTGGAGTGCCGGAAGGACTCCGGTGTGGTGGACGAGATACCGGCGGCCTACAAGCCGATCGAGCAGGTCATCGAGCAGCAGCGCGACCTGGTCGAGGTCGTCGCGAAGCTGAAGCAGGTCATCTGCGTGAAGGGCTGA
- a CDS encoding NAD(P)H-binding protein, translating into MTILVTGSSGRVGAALVPLLHGAGHDVRAASRRPERLSPVPGVEVVACDLGDPGTFAAALDGVDSVFLYAEPAHIGEFVRQARTAGVTHIVLLSSSSVVLPRADDNPIAVAHLDVERALTASPVEATFLRPDAFATNAYQWAGAVRTTGAVDLPYPRAYTSPIHEADIADAAFAALTEARHRGGAFLLTGPESLTFADQIAVLAEITGREIAVNARTPEAWREATSAFMPPPVAKALLQYWAAQDGVRSEVTDAIQHLTGHPARTFTTWARDHAAAFAD; encoded by the coding sequence ATGACCATTCTCGTCACCGGTAGCAGCGGCCGCGTCGGCGCCGCCCTCGTTCCCCTCCTGCACGGCGCGGGCCATGACGTACGCGCGGCCTCCCGTCGCCCGGAACGGCTGAGCCCCGTGCCGGGCGTCGAGGTGGTGGCGTGCGATCTGGGGGATCCCGGCACGTTCGCCGCCGCACTCGACGGCGTCGACTCCGTCTTCCTCTACGCCGAGCCCGCACATATCGGGGAGTTCGTCCGGCAGGCCCGGACGGCGGGAGTGACGCACATCGTGCTGCTCTCCTCCAGCTCCGTCGTCCTCCCCCGCGCCGACGACAATCCGATCGCCGTCGCCCATCTCGACGTCGAACGCGCCCTGACCGCCTCGCCGGTCGAGGCGACCTTCCTGCGCCCCGACGCCTTCGCGACCAACGCGTACCAATGGGCGGGTGCGGTGCGGACAACGGGCGCCGTGGACCTGCCGTACCCGCGGGCGTACACCAGCCCGATCCACGAGGCGGACATCGCCGACGCGGCGTTCGCGGCCCTGACCGAGGCCCGCCATCGCGGCGGGGCGTTCCTGCTGACCGGCCCCGAGTCGCTGACCTTCGCCGACCAGATCGCCGTCCTGGCGGAGATCACCGGCCGGGAGATCGCGGTCAACGCCCGCACGCCGGAAGCCTGGCGGGAAGCCACCTCCGCCTTCATGCCTCCGCCGGTCGCCAAGGCCCTGCTGCAGTACTGGGCGGCACAGGACGGCGTACGCAGCGAGGTCACGGACGCGATCCAGCACCTGACCGGCCACCCCGCCCGCACGTTCACGACCTGGGCAAGGGACCACGCGGCCGCGTTCGCTGACTGA
- a CDS encoding YnfA family protein: MYVLRSAALFVVAALFEIGGAWLVWQGVRGDGNSGGRGWVWIGAGVIALGAYGFVATLQPDGQFGRILAAYGGVFVAGSILWGVVADGYRPDRWDIGGAMVCLLGMGLIMFAPRGH; this comes from the coding sequence ATGTACGTCCTCCGGTCCGCCGCCTTGTTCGTCGTCGCCGCCCTCTTCGAGATCGGCGGCGCCTGGCTCGTCTGGCAGGGCGTGCGCGGCGACGGCAACAGCGGCGGGCGTGGCTGGGTCTGGATCGGCGCGGGGGTCATCGCCCTCGGCGCGTACGGCTTCGTCGCGACGCTCCAGCCGGACGGCCAGTTCGGCCGGATCCTCGCCGCCTACGGCGGGGTCTTCGTGGCCGGCTCGATCCTCTGGGGCGTGGTCGCCGACGGCTACCGGCCGGACCGCTGGGACATCGGCGGCGCCATGGTCTGTCTGCTCGGCATGGGACTGATCATGTTCGCCCCCCGAGGGCACTGA
- a CDS encoding GNAT family N-acetyltransferase produces the protein MEIKAPRVRLDPWSEGDLDLLRGMNAPELMAHLGGPETDEQVLKRHRRYVELSADRTGKGRMFRVVLLPGDGEAEQPVGTVGFWEQTWNGEAVYESGWGVLTAYHGRGIAPAATTAVVHEARTAGKHRFLHAFPSVDNAPSNAVCRKAGFTLRGEVDFEYPVGHPMRCNNWRLDLTAS, from the coding sequence ATGGAGATCAAAGCACCGCGAGTACGGCTTGATCCATGGTCCGAGGGCGATCTCGACCTGCTGCGCGGGATGAACGCCCCTGAGCTGATGGCGCATCTCGGCGGCCCCGAGACGGACGAGCAGGTGCTGAAGCGGCACCGGCGGTACGTGGAGCTGAGCGCCGACCGTACGGGCAAGGGCAGGATGTTCCGCGTCGTGCTGCTCCCCGGGGACGGCGAAGCGGAGCAGCCGGTCGGCACGGTCGGCTTCTGGGAGCAGACCTGGAACGGCGAGGCCGTGTACGAGTCGGGCTGGGGCGTCCTCACGGCGTACCACGGCCGGGGCATCGCCCCGGCAGCGACGACGGCCGTCGTGCACGAGGCCCGCACGGCCGGCAAGCACCGCTTCCTGCACGCGTTCCCGTCCGTCGACAACGCCCCGTCGAACGCGGTGTGCCGCAAGGCGGGTTTCACGCTCCGGGGAGAGGTGGACTTCGAGTACCCGGTGGGCCACCCGATGCGCTGCAACAACTGGCGCCTCGACCTCACCGCCTCCTGA
- a CDS encoding DUF3558 domain-containing protein, which yields MQRKARKAYVPGAAVLLVALAAGCSSGGGTDGTATDAKAGGPTVSAAAPGKYRTLREPCGSVPRSTLKTLLPGIATLPKDQQEKAYQGTPAVTYDTDRRVGCSWKSDSPDESYQLSVDVERVVSYDPTVSDADQAQEIYAKKQDTAHLPSPSTSPAPDASNTTTPPASGAAGGSTALTGAAPGAVSGSASGSASASVTDSPSSSTPPGGPEEESDDLEPRRLDGLGDVAFLNDVLGGSGSTVQSRKVSVVFRTSNVIVTIGYTEQPGRVGEVPDRKELQEKARGLAKTLAGQFNE from the coding sequence GTGCAGCGAAAGGCGCGAAAGGCGTACGTACCCGGCGCGGCGGTGCTGCTCGTGGCACTCGCCGCCGGCTGTTCGTCCGGCGGCGGCACCGACGGGACCGCCACCGACGCCAAGGCGGGCGGCCCGACCGTGTCGGCGGCGGCGCCCGGCAAGTACCGCACGCTGCGTGAGCCGTGCGGTTCCGTGCCGCGCTCGACGCTGAAGACCCTGCTGCCCGGTATCGCGACCCTGCCCAAGGACCAGCAGGAGAAGGCGTACCAGGGCACCCCGGCCGTGACGTACGACACGGACCGCAGGGTCGGCTGCTCCTGGAAGTCCGACTCCCCCGACGAGTCGTACCAGCTGTCCGTCGACGTCGAGCGCGTCGTCTCGTACGACCCGACGGTGAGTGACGCGGACCAGGCGCAGGAGATCTACGCCAAGAAGCAGGACACCGCTCACCTGCCCTCGCCCAGCACCTCCCCGGCGCCGGACGCGAGCAACACCACCACGCCCCCCGCGAGCGGCGCGGCGGGCGGCAGCACGGCGCTGACGGGGGCGGCCCCGGGTGCCGTTTCGGGCTCGGCCTCCGGATCGGCCTCCGCCTCGGTGACCGACTCGCCTTCCTCCTCCACACCGCCCGGCGGGCCGGAGGAGGAGAGCGACGATCTCGAACCGCGCCGGCTGGACGGTCTCGGTGACGTGGCGTTCCTGAACGATGTCCTCGGCGGCAGCGGTTCGACCGTCCAGTCGCGCAAGGTGAGCGTGGTCTTCCGCACATCCAACGTCATCGTGACGATCGGCTACACCGAGCAGCCCGGCCGCGTCGGCGAGGTCCCCGACCGCAAAGAACTGCAGGAAAAGGCGCGGGGACTGGCCAAAACGCTGGCCGGCCAGTTCAACGAATAG
- a CDS encoding DUF3558 domain-containing protein, which translates to MRRSASRLPRILACAAVPVMLVVAGCSSGSDDKSDADGPSKTSSSQPSPSVAPAKFSTLPDACKTVGAKTIGSLVPKAKSKTGTQGKSTDVATRGACSWNGLDDNGVKGSQYRWLDVSLMRYDSDVTVGSGASRAGKFYAEEIADAQGTVGAKSVKTAAAAGIGDQASTVTYTLKKTGEDFSYATVVARTENVVVTLTYNGAGYAGAKSPSVADVSKDAAKAAKEAVASISGGSAAADSGSGSGTGSGSGHSPAPGKSSSEKPSKPSSSTSPKPKSSTGDA; encoded by the coding sequence ATGCGCCGATCAGCTTCGCGACTCCCCCGCATTCTCGCCTGCGCAGCCGTTCCGGTGATGCTCGTCGTCGCCGGCTGCTCGTCCGGGTCGGACGACAAGAGCGACGCGGACGGACCGAGCAAGACCTCTTCTTCGCAGCCGTCACCCTCGGTCGCCCCCGCCAAGTTCAGCACGCTGCCCGACGCGTGCAAGACCGTGGGCGCCAAGACGATCGGCTCGCTCGTACCGAAGGCCAAGTCGAAGACCGGCACGCAGGGCAAGTCCACGGACGTGGCCACGCGCGGCGCCTGCTCGTGGAACGGCCTGGACGACAACGGCGTCAAGGGCTCGCAGTACCGCTGGCTGGACGTCTCCCTCATGCGCTACGACTCGGACGTGACGGTCGGCAGCGGCGCTTCGCGCGCGGGGAAGTTCTACGCCGAGGAGATCGCGGACGCGCAGGGGACGGTCGGCGCCAAGAGCGTGAAGACGGCGGCGGCGGCCGGTATCGGCGACCAGGCGTCCACGGTCACGTACACCCTGAAGAAGACCGGCGAGGACTTCTCGTACGCGACGGTCGTCGCCCGTACGGAGAACGTCGTGGTCACGCTGACGTACAACGGCGCGGGGTACGCGGGCGCGAAGTCGCCGAGCGTCGCGGACGTGTCGAAGGACGCGGCGAAGGCCGCGAAGGAGGCGGTCGCTTCGATCTCGGGCGGCAGCGCCGCGGCTGACTCGGGCTCGGGTTCGGGGACGGGTTCCGGTTCGGGACATTCGCCCGCACCCGGCAAGTCGTCGTCGGAGAAGCCCTCGAAGCCGTCCTCGTCCACCTCCCCGAAGCCGAAGTCGTCGACCGGCGACGCGTAG
- a CDS encoding SDR family oxidoreductase, with the protein MTAAGTRIAVVTGASSGIGAATARQLSSAGYHVVVTARRKDRIEALAAEITDGGGQATAYVLDVTDRAAVDAFAADLGGFPSVDVLVNNAGGALGADPVADGSPAEWRQMYETNVIGTLNVTQALLPALTASGDGTVVVISSTAGLATYEGGAGYVAAKHGAHVLAETLRLEIVGTPVRVIEIAPGMVKTEGFAVTRFHGDTEKAAKVYAGVAEPLTSDDVAETVTWAVTRPSHVNIDLLVVRPRAQASNSKVHREL; encoded by the coding sequence ATGACCGCCGCCGGTACCCGCATCGCCGTCGTCACCGGAGCGAGCAGCGGTATCGGCGCCGCCACGGCCCGGCAACTCTCCTCCGCCGGGTATCACGTCGTCGTCACCGCGCGCCGTAAGGACCGTATCGAGGCGCTGGCCGCCGAGATCACCGACGGCGGCGGGCAGGCCACCGCGTACGTCCTCGACGTCACGGACCGCGCCGCTGTCGACGCGTTCGCGGCCGACCTCGGCGGCTTCCCGTCCGTGGACGTGCTCGTGAACAACGCGGGCGGCGCGCTCGGCGCCGATCCGGTGGCCGACGGCAGCCCGGCCGAATGGCGCCAGATGTACGAGACGAACGTCATCGGCACCCTCAACGTCACCCAGGCCCTGCTCCCCGCCCTCACCGCGAGCGGGGACGGCACGGTGGTCGTCATCTCCTCCACGGCGGGCCTCGCCACGTACGAGGGCGGCGCCGGTTACGTCGCGGCCAAGCACGGCGCGCACGTCCTCGCGGAGACGCTCCGGCTCGAAATCGTCGGCACACCGGTGCGGGTGATCGAGATCGCCCCCGGCATGGTCAAGACCGAGGGCTTCGCCGTCACCCGCTTCCACGGCGACACGGAGAAGGCCGCGAAGGTCTACGCGGGGGTGGCGGAGCCCCTCACGTCCGACGACGTGGCCGAGACGGTCACCTGGGCGGTGACCCGTCCCAGCCACGTCAACATCGACCTGCTGGTGGTCAGGCCGCGCGCCCAGGCGTCCAACTCCAAGGTGCACAGGGAACTCTGA
- a CDS encoding MarR family winged helix-turn-helix transcriptional regulator: MPQRNTPERPGLLAELADTSRLYMASYALFNQAVADHLSLHPTDVQCLNLLSLEPGPVTTGRIAELTGLTTGSATRLVDRLERAGYVSRRRDTGDRRKVLVATVPERMARFGEVWDTLRAPWGAMFDAYDDAEIALLITHMRRTIELSAAQIQRLRTPGSP, translated from the coding sequence ATGCCGCAGCGGAACACCCCTGAGCGCCCCGGGCTGCTGGCCGAGCTGGCCGACACCTCGCGGCTCTACATGGCGTCGTACGCGCTGTTCAACCAGGCCGTCGCCGATCACCTGTCGCTCCATCCGACCGACGTCCAGTGCCTCAACCTGCTCAGCCTGGAGCCGGGCCCCGTCACCACCGGGCGCATCGCCGAACTCACCGGTCTCACCACCGGGTCGGCCACCCGGCTCGTCGACCGGCTGGAGCGTGCCGGTTACGTGTCGCGCCGCCGCGACACCGGGGACCGGCGGAAGGTGCTCGTCGCGACCGTGCCCGAGCGGATGGCGCGGTTCGGCGAGGTCTGGGACACGCTGCGCGCGCCCTGGGGTGCGATGTTCGACGCGTACGACGACGCCGAGATCGCGCTGCTCATCACGCACATGCGGCGCACGATCGAACTCAGCGCGGCCCAGATCCAGCGCCTGCGCACCCCCGGCAGCCCCTAG
- a CDS encoding DUF2637 domain-containing protein, whose translation MAAMQLTRTHRILIGVVIAGAVIIAGIGFAGSYAAVRELAVEKGFGNFSYFFPIGIDAGICVLLSLDLLLTWIRIPFPLLRQAAWVLTAATIAFNGAAAWPDPLGVGMHAVIPLLFIVAVEAARHAVGRIADITADKHMEGVRLTRWVLSPVPTFKLWRRMKLWELRSYEQVIKLEQDRLIYQSRLQARFGRNWRRKAPIESLMPLRLAKYGVPLADTAPSGLAAAGIDPMLLPAAPVTPVVPVVAELPQGQPQMPQPQPQMPQPQLPGQQQQQLPQQQQQQPLPQQQPVPQQDWARDQEWSQEQDWPQEQEFAQENQGSPWFAAPQVPEGAYEGAYNPTYVEGLEPTPVMIPQPEGPEGNGRRPLRVPGQRSEEQYEQQPVPEQQPEPEQLPAPTPPDDLSSREETYFTAFRKYVSEHGDFPNARQFGLYLQDLYGFKGRSGGPLSESTLRGPLREFRHRYQAELDADADDSEHIA comes from the coding sequence GTGGCCGCGATGCAGCTGACACGCACGCACCGCATACTCATCGGCGTTGTGATCGCCGGTGCGGTGATCATCGCCGGGATCGGTTTCGCGGGTTCCTACGCGGCGGTGCGCGAACTCGCCGTGGAAAAAGGCTTCGGGAACTTCTCGTACTTCTTCCCCATAGGCATCGACGCGGGTATCTGCGTCCTGCTGTCGCTGGACCTCCTCCTCACCTGGATCCGGATCCCGTTCCCGCTGCTCCGCCAGGCGGCCTGGGTCCTGACGGCCGCCACGATCGCCTTCAACGGCGCCGCGGCCTGGCCGGACCCGCTGGGCGTCGGCATGCACGCCGTGATCCCGCTGCTGTTCATCGTCGCCGTCGAGGCGGCGCGCCACGCGGTCGGCCGGATCGCGGACATCACGGCCGACAAGCACATGGAGGGCGTGCGGCTCACCCGCTGGGTGCTGTCGCCCGTACCGACGTTCAAGCTGTGGCGCCGGATGAAGCTGTGGGAGCTGCGGTCGTACGAGCAGGTCATCAAGCTCGAACAGGACCGGCTCATCTACCAGTCGCGCCTCCAGGCGCGCTTCGGCCGCAACTGGCGGCGCAAGGCGCCCATCGAGTCGCTGATGCCGCTGCGGCTGGCGAAGTACGGGGTGCCGCTGGCCGACACCGCGCCGTCGGGCCTCGCGGCGGCCGGCATCGACCCGATGCTGCTGCCGGCGGCCCCGGTGACCCCGGTGGTGCCGGTGGTGGCGGAACTGCCGCAGGGGCAGCCGCAGATGCCGCAGCCGCAGCCGCAGATGCCGCAGCCGCAACTGCCGGGCCAGCAGCAACAACAGCTCCCGCAGCAGCAACAGCAACAACCGCTTCCGCAGCAACAGCCCGTCCCGCAGCAGGACTGGGCCCGGGACCAGGAGTGGTCCCAGGAGCAAGACTGGCCCCAGGAGCAGGAGTTCGCCCAGGAGAACCAGGGCAGCCCTTGGTTCGCCGCGCCGCAGGTCCCTGAGGGCGCCTACGAGGGCGCGTACAACCCGACGTACGTCGAGGGCCTGGAACCGACCCCGGTGATGATTCCTCAGCCCGAGGGCCCCGAGGGAAACGGCCGCCGCCCCCTGCGGGTGCCGGGCCAGCGGTCGGAGGAGCAGTACGAGCAGCAGCCCGTACCGGAGCAGCAGCCGGAACCGGAGCAACTGCCCGCCCCCACCCCGCCCGACGACCTCTCGTCGCGGGAGGAGACGTACTTCACCGCCTTCCGGAAGTACGTCAGCGAGCACGGTGACTTCCCCAACGCGCGCCAGTTCGGGCTGTACTTGCAGGATCTGTACGGCTTCAAGGGGCGCAGCGGCGGCCCGCTCAGCGAGAGCACGCTACGGGGCCCGCTGCGCGAGTTCCGCCACCGCTATCAGGCGGAGCTGGACGCGGACGCCGACGACTCCGAGCACATCGCGTAG